In Hymenobacter sublimis, a single genomic region encodes these proteins:
- a CDS encoding DUF2911 domain-containing protein, with the protein MSTSTSLTLTSRSLGATLLVSGLLLASAAQAQISTPAASPKSTIQQRVGLTDITLVYSRPNLRGRAAFGNLVPFSKRWRTGANATTSIKFSDDVTVEGKKVPAGEYGIYTIPSKTEWIVVLNKSTKMGANVDGFKDDEDVARFTIKPYKLASKVETFTMNFTDLTPATANLDMQWELTGAKFKIATDVETKVMAQIDEKVIKNASPSNGDMAAAAVYYLDNDKDLKQALAWMQKANATDPKFWNVLTEAKIRMKMKDYKGTVTAAEQSKKLALEAKNADYVKMNEDLIMEAKKAGKL; encoded by the coding sequence ATGTCAACCTCGACTTCCCTGACGCTTACTTCCCGCTCCCTGGGTGCTACCCTGCTAGTAAGCGGCCTACTGCTGGCCAGCGCCGCCCAGGCCCAGATCAGCACGCCCGCCGCCAGCCCCAAGAGCACCATTCAGCAGCGCGTGGGCCTCACCGATATAACGCTGGTGTACTCCCGCCCCAACCTGCGCGGCCGCGCAGCCTTCGGCAATCTGGTTCCGTTCAGCAAGCGGTGGCGCACCGGTGCCAACGCCACCACTAGCATTAAGTTTTCGGACGACGTGACGGTAGAAGGCAAAAAGGTACCGGCCGGCGAATACGGCATCTACACCATCCCCAGCAAAACGGAGTGGATTGTGGTGCTGAACAAGAGCACCAAGATGGGCGCCAACGTGGATGGCTTCAAGGACGATGAGGACGTGGCCCGCTTCACCATCAAGCCCTACAAGCTGGCCTCCAAGGTAGAAACCTTCACCATGAACTTCACCGACCTCACTCCCGCTACCGCCAACCTGGACATGCAATGGGAGCTGACCGGTGCTAAGTTCAAGATTGCCACCGACGTAGAAACGAAGGTGATGGCGCAGATTGACGAGAAAGTCATCAAGAACGCCAGCCCGAGCAACGGCGACATGGCTGCCGCCGCCGTGTACTATCTCGACAACGACAAGGACCTGAAGCAGGCCCTGGCCTGGATGCAGAAGGCCAATGCTACCGATCCTAAATTCTGGAACGTCCTCACCGAAGCCAAAATCCGCATGAAGATGAAGGATTACAAAGGCACCGTAACGGCAGCCGAGCAGTCCAAGAAGCTGGCCCTCGAAGCCAAAAATGCTGATTACGTTAAGATGAACGAAGACCTGATTATGGAAGCTAAAAAGGCTGGTAAGCTGTAG
- a CDS encoding ABC transporter ATP-binding protein, with product MARSGLNSSGTDVNSELPKKKLTKQSFQQGLRIFRFTLPYRAKFSIGTVLLTLSSATTMAFPWIIGKLADTASGKPLLLPNGSAVTINQIALGFAVLILLQGLFSFGRIWFFTQVSEFTVRDIRQALYQKFVSLPIPYFEKNRVGAITSRITSDVGIIQDSFSLTLAELFRQVMTLIAGIVFIMVVSVKLSMFMLLTFPPIVVLAMVFGKKIRVLAKTTQDELAKTNVIVEETLQGINTVKAFTNEQFETGRYTASLTNTVRAALKSNLYRGGFVSFVIIGLFGGIVLVLWRAATLVQAGQMTIGDLTQFALYTMFIGASVAGLGELYGKVQSTLGASERILEILDEPTEPTHQPGALPLQVHGNIEYRHVAFSYPTRPDLPVLQDISFDIQAGEKIALVGPSGAGKSTIVQLLMQFYELSGGSIVVDGRDIGQYDLTELRRHIGIVPQETMLFGGSIRENIAYGKIIATDEEIVLAARKANAWQFISSFPEGLDTLVGERGIKLSGGQRQRIAIARAILKNPAILILDEATSSLDSESEKLVQQAMDELMQDRTSIIIAHRLSTIRKVDKILVIDGGRIVEQGTHDELAHSENGLYANLLKLQFELT from the coding sequence ATGGCCCGAAGTGGACTCAACAGTAGTGGTACCGATGTGAATTCGGAACTGCCCAAAAAGAAACTAACCAAGCAAAGCTTTCAGCAGGGGCTGCGAATTTTTCGCTTCACCCTACCCTACCGCGCTAAGTTCAGCATCGGCACGGTACTCCTGACGCTGTCCAGCGCCACCACCATGGCCTTCCCCTGGATTATTGGCAAACTAGCCGATACGGCCAGCGGCAAGCCCTTGCTACTGCCTAACGGCTCGGCCGTAACCATCAACCAGATTGCCCTCGGCTTTGCGGTTCTTATTCTGTTGCAGGGCCTGTTTTCCTTTGGGCGCATCTGGTTTTTTACCCAGGTAAGCGAGTTCACGGTGCGCGACATTCGGCAGGCGCTGTACCAGAAGTTCGTTTCCCTACCTATTCCTTACTTCGAGAAGAACCGGGTAGGCGCCATTACCTCGCGCATTACCTCCGACGTGGGCATCATTCAGGACTCATTTTCCCTGACTCTGGCCGAGCTGTTTCGGCAGGTAATGACGCTGATTGCGGGCATCGTGTTTATCATGGTTGTGTCGGTGAAGCTGTCCATGTTCATGCTCCTAACGTTTCCGCCCATTGTGGTGCTGGCCATGGTGTTCGGCAAGAAAATCAGGGTGCTGGCCAAGACTACCCAGGACGAGCTAGCCAAAACCAACGTCATCGTGGAGGAAACCCTGCAGGGCATTAACACGGTGAAGGCATTTACCAACGAGCAGTTTGAAACTGGCCGCTACACCGCTTCGCTTACCAATACGGTGCGGGCCGCCCTGAAAAGCAACCTCTACCGCGGCGGGTTCGTGTCCTTCGTGATTATTGGCTTGTTTGGCGGCATCGTGCTAGTGCTGTGGCGAGCCGCTACCCTGGTGCAAGCCGGTCAAATGACCATCGGCGACCTAACCCAGTTTGCCTTGTACACTATGTTTATTGGGGCCTCGGTGGCTGGCCTGGGCGAGCTGTACGGCAAAGTGCAAAGCACCCTGGGCGCCTCGGAGCGCATCCTGGAAATCCTGGATGAGCCCACCGAGCCAACTCACCAGCCCGGTGCCCTACCCCTGCAAGTACACGGTAACATTGAGTACCGGCACGTCGCTTTCAGCTACCCCACCCGCCCCGATTTGCCCGTACTCCAGGATATTAGCTTTGACATTCAGGCCGGGGAGAAGATTGCCTTAGTGGGCCCGTCGGGAGCCGGCAAGTCCACGATTGTGCAGCTGCTAATGCAGTTCTACGAGTTGAGCGGGGGTAGCATAGTGGTGGATGGGCGCGACATCGGGCAGTACGACCTCACGGAGCTGCGCCGCCACATTGGCATTGTACCCCAGGAAACCATGCTGTTTGGCGGCTCCATCCGGGAGAACATTGCCTACGGCAAGATTATCGCCACCGACGAGGAAATTGTGCTGGCGGCCCGCAAAGCCAACGCCTGGCAGTTTATCAGCTCCTTCCCCGAAGGCCTGGATACGCTAGTGGGCGAGCGAGGCATTAAACTGTCCGGGGGCCAGCGCCAACGCATTGCCATTGCCCGCGCCATCCTGAAAAACCCCGCCATCCTCATCCTCGACGAAGCCACTTCCTCCCTCGACAGCGAATCGGAAAAGTTGGTGCAGCAGGCCATGGACGAGCTTATGCAGGACCGCACCAGCATCATTATTGCCCACCGCCTCAGCACCATCCGCAAAGTCGACAAGATTCTCGTTATCGATGGCGGCCGCATCGTGGAACAAGGCACTCACGATGAGCTGGCCCACAGCGAAAATGGCCTCTACGCTAACTTGCTGAAACTGCAATTTGAGCTGACGTAA
- a CDS encoding energy transducer TonB, producing MKHLFFLFLLVASAAGATQAQQTTSGSTITKQPIELKANRMQPQAKPAPNRPDAPPQFPGGAQGLNTFFQQNLKYPEAASVKQISGNVVMTFTVEADGHLTNPSVVQPLSPECDTEALRVLGQMPSWKPATRKGQAVPTQVRLPIPFGNSEGLKVEQGKPKFE from the coding sequence ATGAAACATCTGTTCTTCCTCTTTCTGCTCGTAGCTTCGGCCGCCGGTGCAACGCAGGCCCAGCAAACCACGTCTGGCTCAACCATTACCAAGCAGCCCATTGAGCTGAAAGCCAATCGGATGCAGCCCCAGGCCAAGCCAGCCCCCAACCGCCCCGACGCGCCCCCGCAGTTTCCGGGCGGGGCCCAAGGGCTGAACACGTTTTTTCAGCAAAACTTAAAGTATCCAGAAGCGGCCAGCGTCAAGCAAATCAGCGGCAACGTGGTTATGACCTTTACCGTGGAAGCCGATGGGCACCTGACCAACCCTTCCGTGGTGCAGCCCCTCTCCCCGGAGTGCGACACGGAGGCCCTGCGGGTGCTGGGTCAGATGCCCTCCTGGAAGCCCGCTACCCGCAAGGGCCAGGCCGTTCCTACCCAGGTGCGCCTGCCCATCCCGTTCGGTAACTCCGAGGGACTGAAGGTAGAACAGGGCAAACCGAAATTTGAATAA
- a CDS encoding sodium:solute symporter, whose protein sequence is MSPTLVLSLIAGYFVVLIIIAYLTSRKATSESFFIANRNAPWYMVAFAMIGTSLSGVTFISIPGMVASQSWSYMAVVLGYTVGYVVIGTVLMPLYYRMRLVSIYTYLEQRFGFWSYKTGALFFLISRAVGAAFRLFLVAGVLQFAVFDQLGVPFAVTVSVSIFLIYLYTFRGGLKTILWTDTFQTMAMLVCVAVSIYLMADELNLGFAGLVKTVKESAMSQVYFSDPKDDKFFWKQFASGAFITIVMTGLDQDLMQKNLSCRNLQDAQKNMFWFTIAIVLVNVFFLSLGVLLYQFAAAKGIALPTNPATGKVIGDNVFPLLATNHFSLFAGIVFILGIIAVTYASADSALTALTTSFCVDMLVISKYPEDQQKRIRQYTHFGFSLVLIVIILIFRAINDQSVITSVFKAAGYTYGPLLGLYSFGIFTSRGLHDKLVLPVCIVAPLLTWFINANSKTWWGYEFGFEILILNGLLTFLGLLAISRARNLELNPVA, encoded by the coding sequence GTTCTTTATTGCCAACCGCAACGCGCCCTGGTACATGGTGGCGTTTGCCATGATTGGCACCTCGCTGTCGGGGGTTACGTTTATTTCGATTCCGGGCATGGTGGCCTCCCAGAGCTGGAGCTACATGGCGGTGGTGTTGGGCTACACGGTGGGCTACGTGGTAATTGGCACGGTGCTTATGCCGCTCTACTACCGCATGCGGCTGGTGAGCATTTACACCTACCTGGAGCAGCGGTTTGGCTTCTGGAGCTACAAAACCGGGGCTTTGTTTTTCCTGATTTCGCGGGCGGTGGGGGCGGCGTTTCGGCTGTTCCTGGTGGCGGGCGTGCTGCAGTTTGCCGTATTCGACCAGCTGGGGGTGCCGTTTGCCGTTACCGTGTCGGTCAGCATCTTCCTGATTTACCTGTATACCTTCCGCGGGGGCCTCAAAACCATCCTCTGGACCGATACTTTCCAAACCATGGCCATGCTCGTGTGCGTGGCCGTGAGCATTTACCTGATGGCCGATGAGCTAAACCTGGGCTTTGCCGGACTGGTGAAAACGGTGAAGGAAAGCGCCATGTCGCAGGTGTATTTCTCTGACCCCAAGGACGATAAGTTCTTCTGGAAGCAGTTTGCCTCCGGGGCCTTCATTACCATTGTGATGACTGGCCTCGACCAGGACCTGATGCAGAAAAACCTGAGCTGCCGCAACCTCCAAGACGCCCAGAAAAATATGTTCTGGTTTACCATTGCCATTGTGCTGGTAAACGTGTTTTTTCTTTCCCTGGGCGTGTTGCTGTATCAGTTTGCGGCCGCCAAAGGCATTGCCCTACCTACCAACCCTGCTACCGGCAAAGTCATTGGCGACAATGTGTTTCCGCTGCTGGCTACCAACCACTTCTCGCTGTTTGCGGGCATCGTGTTTATCCTGGGCATTATTGCTGTTACCTACGCCTCCGCCGATTCGGCCCTGACGGCGCTTACTACCTCCTTCTGCGTGGACATGCTCGTTATCAGCAAGTACCCGGAGGATCAGCAGAAGCGCATTCGGCAGTATACTCACTTTGGCTTCTCGCTGGTGCTCATCGTCATCATCCTAATTTTCCGGGCCATCAACGACCAGAGCGTAATTACCTCCGTGTTTAAAGCCGCCGGCTACACCTACGGGCCGTTGCTGGGGCTGTATTCCTTCGGCATTTTCACCAGCCGCGGCCTGCACGACAAGCTGGTGCTACCCGTGTGCATTGTGGCGCCCCTGCTGACGTGGTTTATCAACGCCAACTCAAAAACCTGGTGGGGCTACGAATTCGGGTTTGAGATTCTGATTCTGAACGGATTGCTTACCTTCCTGGGCCTGCTGGCAATTTCGCGCGCCCGCAATCTGGAATTGAACCCTGTTGCATAG